The Montipora capricornis isolate CH-2021 chromosome 3, ASM3666992v2, whole genome shotgun sequence genome window below encodes:
- the LOC138040968 gene encoding uncharacterized protein yields the protein MLDAQLVNLRRSGKENVTHKPAIEEQHLRQLKTSGVFSLSSPLSLLRNVWFHIVLYFCRRGREGQRALTINSFNFVVDAAGRKFATMAHNESSKNHPDGVSDKPSNEKEARMYETTDQFDGYKASKLYLEKVNPNCSSFFQYPKANFSPEEDVWFEQRPLGVNTLENMMKKISEAAGLSKIYTNHSIRATVITLWSNAGVPNRHIMSISDHRNEQSLSHYNCRPSVSQLQNCSDVLSRALSAPSTSCVTAASQVQFTVEVSSGLRQKANQEIHPLQVAREAAPLFQNCTKETVQFVFNGSQQT from the coding sequence ATGTTAGATGCGCAACTTGTTAATTTGAGAAGAAGTGGAAAGGAAAACGTAACCCACAAACCTGCTATTGAAGAACAACATCTCAGACAGCTCAAAACCAGCGGagtcttttctctttcttcccCACTCTCACTTTTAAGAAATGTCTGGTTCCACATTGTCCTTTACTTTTGCCGAAGAGGCCGTGAAGGACAGAGAGCTCTTACTATCAACAGCTTCAATTTTGTCGTTGATGCAGCCGGGAGAAAATTCGCAACCATGGCACATAATGAATCTTCGAAGAATCATCCAGATGGGGTCAGTGACAAACCCAGTAACGAAAAAGAAGCAAGGATGTACGAAACTACAGACCAATTCGATGGCTACAAGGCTTCAAAGCTCTACCTTGAAAAGGTTAACCCGAATTGCAGTTCATTTTTCCAGTACCCAAAGGCAAATTTCAGTCCCGAAGAAGATGTGTGGTTCGAACAAAGGCCACTTGGCGTAAACACTCTCGAAAACATGATGAAGAAAATCAGCGAAGCGGCCGGTTTGTCTAAGATATACACAAACCACAGCATCCGAGCTACGGTCATAACCCTGTGGTCCAATGCTGGCGTCCCCAATCGACATATCATGTCAATTTCAGACCATCGAAACGAGCAATCCCTTTCACATTACAACTGTCGACCATCTGTTTCACAGCTTCAAAATTGCAGTGATGTGTTGTCCAGGGCGCTATCGGCTCCGAGCACTAGTTGTGTAACCGCAGCTTCCCAAGTGCAATTCACAGTGGAAGTGAGCAGTGGTTTACGGCAAAAAGCAAATCAAGAAATACATCCTTTACAGGTTGCAAGAGAAGcggcaccactttttcaaaattgCACAAAGGAAACCGTGCAGTTTGTTTTCAACGGATCGCAGCAGACTTAA